GATCAAGCGTTGCGGATCTAACGGAACAAGTAGATTGAGCGGAACAAGAGTGGTTCTAGTGGATCTAGCGGTTCAAAAGTGGATCAAGCGGATTTAGCGGTCCAAACATATGGGTTGAATGGTGAAAGTGGATAAAAGATGGTTCAAAGTActgtacaaatttaaaataatttataaaaaattttatattactattgattttcataaatgaaaatagttatttaaataatttttaaatacagtaaatatgtattttatttaaaatataataaaataaattaatatatatatatatatatatatatatatataatcttttgaattttaaattaagcATATACTTAATTTGTAGGGATGAACACTTCGATTTTATAATGTTAATAAAGTATAATACACTTTGATGACTGTTTTTGAATTAATTATTgacctattttttatttttagtctATCGTctatgaaattttataatattaagaaagtataatactttataaaattgtttaaatattaatagaaAACAATAACTGTATAAAAATAACTTgtaaaaatttgtttaataaattattaaatttaaaatgaaataacgttgcaaaaaaaaagaactgttTCTTCTTGTTCCACTTttcacaataatttttttattttatttatatatgtttattgatTATTGGTAGTTAATTATTGTAACATCTTTATCTAACATGAACAACTTTACTTCATATTGTTATGACACAAAAAATTCATAATGTTACTACTATCTGTTTTTTATAAACAGTGCAGacatttattagaaaataagTATTGACTATAACTGTATTTTTGACTAgttatataaatgtatttaaataATGAAACAGTGGAAAAAAGTAAAACTGTATATATTAactaattgtttttataaaataattttacttttgaaaattttaaattttgtttgtaaaaaaCTTTTTAGTTTGgaagtaatttatttattttcatatttttatgatataaagttttgtaacatatatacataatactaTAATTCTTCATCTTGTAAATCTTATTTGCTTTAAAACACcatttagttttgtatttacAGCATATttatcatgtatatatatagttgaaTTTAGTATTATAgcttatttttaatgttatttcaccaaaattataattatttcatatcataagaatatatatatatacatatatataatcttaaaGCTCAAAAATAACTACTTTTACTTATgaaatataaatgataatataattttgatcAAAGTTATTTTAAACATGTACAATATTTGAAACGTTAGATACGTTTGATCAGCACTAGAACCGCTAGATCCACTTGATCCATTCTTGTTCTGTTCAATTCGCCTGTTTTCTCCTTTGGGAACCATGGTTCCTTACTTAGGCGTGGCTTCGCCACTGATCACAAATATAGGAAGAGCCACCACGACTTGTTTTTGTTGCTTCCATTAAGCTCATAGAATACCGGGCCGACCGGTTCTTACCGGCTATAGGCAGTGAACCAGATCTTGTGACCACATCAACACTTGACACTCTCTCTCCATCCACTTCCTCCTCTTTACCACTCACATTACCTATCTCAACAAATAATGGCGACCGTGAATTTCATTTCCCATCTCGCATCTCCTGCATCCGTCTATTTACTATTCCTACTCTCCACCACCGCCGCCGCCATCAACGTCACCACCGTCCTATCCTCTTTCCCCAATCTATCTTCCTTCTCCAACCTCCTTGTCTCCTCCGGCATCGCCTCCGAACTCTCCGGCAGAAACTCACTCACTCTCCTCGCCGTGCCAAATTCTCACTTCTCCTCCGCCTCCGTCGACTTCACGCGCCGCCTATCTCCTCCTAAACTCGCAGATCTCCTTCGTTTCaatgtcttgctccagttcctCTCCGATTCTGATCTCCGTCGTATCTCACCCTCTGGATCTGCAGTTACTACCCTTTACGAAGCTTCCGGCCATGTCTTCGCCGGATCTGGATCCGTTAATGTCACACGTGACCCGGCTTCTGGCTCCGTCACTATCGGATCCCCTAGCTCATCAAAGTCAGTCACCGTTTTAAAGCTCCTCGAAACCAAACCTCCCAACATAACTGTTCTCTCCGTCGACTCCTTCCTCGTCCCCGCCGGAATCGATCTCACCGCCTCCGAGACTCTCATTCCGCCGACTTCGGGAATGTCTCCTCCTCCGGCGGGAATCAATTTGACTCAGATTCTAATCAACGGTCACAACTTCAACGTTGCTCTCTCCCTCCTCGTCGCTTCCGGGGTCATAACTGAATTAGAAAACGACGATCATGGCGCCGGAATCACCGTCTTTGTCCCCACGGATTCCGCTTTCTCCGATCTCCCTGAAAACCAGAACCTCCAGTCCTTGCCGGCGGATAAAAAAGCCATCGTCCTCAAATTCCATGTCCTCAATTCCTATTACACACTCGGTTCGCTCGAATCTATAACCAATCCGGTTAACCCGACATTAGCTACTGAGCTTATGGGAGCCGGTTCCTACACTCTCAACATTTCCCGGGTTAATGGATCCATCGTTACTATCAATTCGGGTTTGGTTTTAGCTCTTGTGACTCAAACGGCTTTTGATCAGAACCCTGTTTCTGTTTTTGGAGTATCCAAAGTGCTTTTGCCTAAGGAGCTGTTTCCAAAATCGGGCCAACCCGTGAGTACTCCTGCCACAACAACTCCTCCACGTGAAGTTTCGTTGTCCCCAGAGGGTTCCGATGATCAGCCGTCCCGATTAGTAGCGCCTCCGGGTGAGGTAGTTTCCTCTAGCACGGTAAAAAGGACTCGGGTTTTCTTCTACTTGTGTTGGTGTATAGCATTTTGGTGTGCTTTCCTGGTATGATTTTTCGTATTTATTCCATTATGTTTTGCCATATATTaaagtttttcatttatttacgGTCATAATGTTATTTTAGTAActcttgagaaaaaaaaaaaagcaactcGCTGATATATAAAATGGGTCATTTTCAGTTTGATACTAGTGTCGTCTTTTTACCTGTAATTAATCCAATCGATCTGGTAGATTGTAAGCAAATGTTATTAAatagttaaaacaaaatttgtagTCCTTACTTCTTTTAATGACATCTAAATctgtagtttaaaaaaaaaaagaaaaaacttacgACTGTTGTGCGTTTTTACTTCAACATGCAAGTGTAACCAAGTCATGACGTATCCTATTACTTTATctgttatttattttctttgtttgaaaaaaaaaaattattttctttgtttactgTTTGCCAAAACAATTGCGATCATGATAATAATTCCTTTTCTGTGAGGTGTGAATACGTGGATTTATAACAAAACACAATAGATATTTGGGGAGTGATGAATTTCGCCAAAACTATTGCGACCATGATAATAATTCCATTTCTGTGAGGTGTGAATACGTGGATTTATACAAAACACAATAGATATTTGGGAAGTGGTGAGTTTCACTAGAAAGTAATCAGTTAAATAATTAACTCAGTttcgaccaaaaaaataataataaactcaGCAGAATATAGTCAGTGCTTGACAGTTGTGTAGGTCCTACTAACTTGTGCACCGACGCTGTCCAGATCTACTATCTCCCAGATCAAATTTCACGCTAGATTTTCATGGCGTCTAGAGCCGTCGGATCTTCAGATCTAATTACCGACTGCGCAGGGGCGGATGTACGGTCAGAACTACTGCTTCCGTATTCACTCGCCAAAGAGAAGATGTCATATTCTGTGGTCGCGTACACACTAGTACCGTACTAACCGCTTTatagtttctaaaaaaaataatttatttattttctttattaattccTTTAAGCTGTTAATGACTCTAA
This genomic interval from Brassica napus cultivar Da-Ae chromosome A6, Da-Ae, whole genome shotgun sequence contains the following:
- the LOC106347541 gene encoding fasciclin-like arabinogalactan protein 4, which produces MATVNFISHLASPASVYLLFLLSTTAAAINVTTVLSSFPNLSSFSNLLVSSGIASELSGRNSLTLLAVPNSHFSSASVDFTRRLSPPKLADLLRFNVLLQFLSDSDLRRISPSGSAVTTLYEASGHVFAGSGSVNVTRDPASGSVTIGSPSSSKSVTVLKLLETKPPNITVLSVDSFLVPAGIDLTASETLIPPTSGMSPPPAGINLTQILINGHNFNVALSLLVASGVITELENDDHGAGITVFVPTDSAFSDLPENQNLQSLPADKKAIVLKFHVLNSYYTLGSLESITNPVNPTLATELMGAGSYTLNISRVNGSIVTINSGLVLALVTQTAFDQNPVSVFGVSKVLLPKELFPKSGQPVSTPATTTPPREVSLSPEGSDDQPSRLVAPPGEVVSSSTVKRTRVFFYLCWCIAFWCAFLV